One genomic region from Carcharodon carcharias isolate sCarCar2 chromosome 12, sCarCar2.pri, whole genome shotgun sequence encodes:
- the LOC121285312 gene encoding dehydrogenase/reductase SDR family member 9-like isoform X2, which yields MLEYILGFLLIWFLCWWMRDKLRVGKVSDKYVFITGCDTGFGNLAAKILDVGGFRVLAGCLTEEGAQNLRKETSSRLKTIPLDITKSDSIENAADLIKMEVGKRGLWGLINNAGIAGILCPTDWLQIEHFRRPIEVNLLGPIEMTLKLLPLIKKARGRIVNVSSVLGRLSLTGGGYFPSKFGMEAFNDSLRRDMKHFGIKVSCIEPGIFVTKLTDCSLQHHEKQDIWSHLPPDVKKQYGEDYLIQYTRQEKLVKKLSSTDLSQVVWCMEHALTAKYPRTRYSAGFDAKLLWIPMTYLPTFATDYLLAQDIVIDSNAV from the exons ATGTTAGAATACATTCTGGGCTTCCTCTTAATCTGGTTTCTATGCTGGTGGATGCGAGACAAACTTAGAGTGGGAAAGGTCTCAGACAAGTATGTATTCATCACTGGATGCGATACTGGCTTTGGAAATCTGGCTGCAAAAATCCTTGATGTAGGTGGATTTCGAGTACTTGCTGGGTGCCTGACTGAGGAAGGGGCTCAAAATTTAAGGAAAGAGACGTCAAGCAGGTTGAAAACAATCCCGTTGGATATTACAAAATCAGATAGCATCGAGAATGCAGCTGACCTGATCAAGATggaggtgggaaagaggg GTCTATGGGGATTGATAAACAATGCTGGAATAGCTGGAATACTCTGTCCCACAGACTGGTTACAAATTGAACATTTCAGAAGACCTATTGAAGTTAATTTATTAGGACCAATTGAAATGACATTAAAATTGCTACCTTTGATTAAAAAAGCCAGGGGAAGAATAGTGAATGTAAGCAGTGTGCTTGGTCGATTATCTCTGACTGGCGGAGGATATTTCCCATCGAAATTTGGGATGGAAGCTTTCAATGATAGCTTAAG GCGTgatatgaagcactttggaattaAAGTTTCTTGTATCGAACCTGGAATTTTTGTAACCAAATTGACTGATTGCAGCTTACAGCATCATGAAAAGCAAGACATCTGGAGCCACCTCCCGCCCGATGTGAAAAAACAATATGGAGAAGATTATTTAATACAAT ACACCAGACAGGAGAAATTAGTGAAAAAGTTGTCAAGTACAGACCTTTCCCAGGTGGTGTGGTGTATGGAGCACGCCCTGACAGCAAAGTATCCTCGCACCCGGTACAGTGCAGGCTTTGATGCAAAGCTGCTGTGGATTCCCATGACTTACTTGCCAACATTTGCAACAGACTACCTCTTGGCTCAGGATATAGTAATAGATTCAAATGCTGTATAA
- the LOC121285312 gene encoding dehydrogenase/reductase SDR family member 9-like isoform X1, producing MLEYILGFLLIWFLCWWMRDKLRVGKVSDKYVFITGCDTGFGNLAAKILDVGGFRVLAGCLTEEGAQNLRKETSSRLKTIPLDITKSDSIENAADLIKMEVGKRGLWGLINNAGIAGILCPTDWLQIEHFRRPIEVNLLGPIEMTLKLLPLIKKARGRIVNVSSVLGRLSLTGGGYFPSKFGMEAFNDSLRRDMKHFGIKVSCIEPGIFVTKLTDCSLQHHEKQDIWSHLPPDVKKQYGEDYLIQSDTRQEKLVKKLSSTDLSQVVWCMEHALTAKYPRTRYSAGFDAKLLWIPMTYLPTFATDYLLAQDIVIDSNAV from the exons ATGTTAGAATACATTCTGGGCTTCCTCTTAATCTGGTTTCTATGCTGGTGGATGCGAGACAAACTTAGAGTGGGAAAGGTCTCAGACAAGTATGTATTCATCACTGGATGCGATACTGGCTTTGGAAATCTGGCTGCAAAAATCCTTGATGTAGGTGGATTTCGAGTACTTGCTGGGTGCCTGACTGAGGAAGGGGCTCAAAATTTAAGGAAAGAGACGTCAAGCAGGTTGAAAACAATCCCGTTGGATATTACAAAATCAGATAGCATCGAGAATGCAGCTGACCTGATCAAGATggaggtgggaaagaggg GTCTATGGGGATTGATAAACAATGCTGGAATAGCTGGAATACTCTGTCCCACAGACTGGTTACAAATTGAACATTTCAGAAGACCTATTGAAGTTAATTTATTAGGACCAATTGAAATGACATTAAAATTGCTACCTTTGATTAAAAAAGCCAGGGGAAGAATAGTGAATGTAAGCAGTGTGCTTGGTCGATTATCTCTGACTGGCGGAGGATATTTCCCATCGAAATTTGGGATGGAAGCTTTCAATGATAGCTTAAG GCGTgatatgaagcactttggaattaAAGTTTCTTGTATCGAACCTGGAATTTTTGTAACCAAATTGACTGATTGCAGCTTACAGCATCATGAAAAGCAAGACATCTGGAGCCACCTCCCGCCCGATGTGAAAAAACAATATGGAGAAGATTATTTAATACAAT CAGACACCAGACAGGAGAAATTAGTGAAAAAGTTGTCAAGTACAGACCTTTCCCAGGTGGTGTGGTGTATGGAGCACGCCCTGACAGCAAAGTATCCTCGCACCCGGTACAGTGCAGGCTTTGATGCAAAGCTGCTGTGGATTCCCATGACTTACTTGCCAACATTTGCAACAGACTACCTCTTGGCTCAGGATATAGTAATAGATTCAAATGCTGTATAA
- the LOC121285312 gene encoding dehydrogenase/reductase SDR family member 9-like isoform X3 produces MLEYILGFLLIWFLCWWMRDKLRVGKVSDKYVFITGCDTGFGNLAAKILDVGGFRVLAGCLTEEGAQNLRKETSSRLKTIPLDITKSDSIENAADLIKMEVGKRGLWGLINNAGIAGILCPTDWLQIEHFRRPIEVNLLGPIEMTLKLLPLIKKARGRIVNVSSVLGRLSLTGGGYFPSKFGMEAFNDSLSLQHHEKQDIWSHLPPDVKKQYGEDYLIQSDTRQEKLVKKLSSTDLSQVVWCMEHALTAKYPRTRYSAGFDAKLLWIPMTYLPTFATDYLLAQDIVIDSNAV; encoded by the exons ATGTTAGAATACATTCTGGGCTTCCTCTTAATCTGGTTTCTATGCTGGTGGATGCGAGACAAACTTAGAGTGGGAAAGGTCTCAGACAAGTATGTATTCATCACTGGATGCGATACTGGCTTTGGAAATCTGGCTGCAAAAATCCTTGATGTAGGTGGATTTCGAGTACTTGCTGGGTGCCTGACTGAGGAAGGGGCTCAAAATTTAAGGAAAGAGACGTCAAGCAGGTTGAAAACAATCCCGTTGGATATTACAAAATCAGATAGCATCGAGAATGCAGCTGACCTGATCAAGATggaggtgggaaagaggg GTCTATGGGGATTGATAAACAATGCTGGAATAGCTGGAATACTCTGTCCCACAGACTGGTTACAAATTGAACATTTCAGAAGACCTATTGAAGTTAATTTATTAGGACCAATTGAAATGACATTAAAATTGCTACCTTTGATTAAAAAAGCCAGGGGAAGAATAGTGAATGTAAGCAGTGTGCTTGGTCGATTATCTCTGACTGGCGGAGGATATTTCCCATCGAAATTTGGGATGGAAGCTTTCAATGATAGCTTAAG CTTACAGCATCATGAAAAGCAAGACATCTGGAGCCACCTCCCGCCCGATGTGAAAAAACAATATGGAGAAGATTATTTAATACAAT CAGACACCAGACAGGAGAAATTAGTGAAAAAGTTGTCAAGTACAGACCTTTCCCAGGTGGTGTGGTGTATGGAGCACGCCCTGACAGCAAAGTATCCTCGCACCCGGTACAGTGCAGGCTTTGATGCAAAGCTGCTGTGGATTCCCATGACTTACTTGCCAACATTTGCAACAGACTACCTCTTGGCTCAGGATATAGTAATAGATTCAAATGCTGTATAA
- the LOC121285312 gene encoding dehydrogenase/reductase SDR family member 9-like isoform X4, protein MLEYILGFLLIWFLCWWMRDKLRVGKVSDKYVFITGCDTGFGNLAAKILDVGGFRVLAGCLTEEGAQNLRKETSSRLKTIPLDITKSDSIENAADLIKMEVGKRGLWGLINNAGIAGILCPTDWLQIEHFRRPIEVNLLGPIEMTLKLLPLIKKARGRIVNVSSVLGRLSLTGGGYFPSKFGMEAFNDSLSLQHHEKQDIWSHLPPDVKKQYGEDYLIQYTRQEKLVKKLSSTDLSQVVWCMEHALTAKYPRTRYSAGFDAKLLWIPMTYLPTFATDYLLAQDIVIDSNAV, encoded by the exons ATGTTAGAATACATTCTGGGCTTCCTCTTAATCTGGTTTCTATGCTGGTGGATGCGAGACAAACTTAGAGTGGGAAAGGTCTCAGACAAGTATGTATTCATCACTGGATGCGATACTGGCTTTGGAAATCTGGCTGCAAAAATCCTTGATGTAGGTGGATTTCGAGTACTTGCTGGGTGCCTGACTGAGGAAGGGGCTCAAAATTTAAGGAAAGAGACGTCAAGCAGGTTGAAAACAATCCCGTTGGATATTACAAAATCAGATAGCATCGAGAATGCAGCTGACCTGATCAAGATggaggtgggaaagaggg GTCTATGGGGATTGATAAACAATGCTGGAATAGCTGGAATACTCTGTCCCACAGACTGGTTACAAATTGAACATTTCAGAAGACCTATTGAAGTTAATTTATTAGGACCAATTGAAATGACATTAAAATTGCTACCTTTGATTAAAAAAGCCAGGGGAAGAATAGTGAATGTAAGCAGTGTGCTTGGTCGATTATCTCTGACTGGCGGAGGATATTTCCCATCGAAATTTGGGATGGAAGCTTTCAATGATAGCTTAAG CTTACAGCATCATGAAAAGCAAGACATCTGGAGCCACCTCCCGCCCGATGTGAAAAAACAATATGGAGAAGATTATTTAATACAAT ACACCAGACAGGAGAAATTAGTGAAAAAGTTGTCAAGTACAGACCTTTCCCAGGTGGTGTGGTGTATGGAGCACGCCCTGACAGCAAAGTATCCTCGCACCCGGTACAGTGCAGGCTTTGATGCAAAGCTGCTGTGGATTCCCATGACTTACTTGCCAACATTTGCAACAGACTACCTCTTGGCTCAGGATATAGTAATAGATTCAAATGCTGTATAA